Proteins encoded in a region of the Gulosibacter sediminis genome:
- a CDS encoding PPK2 family polyphosphate kinase produces MADITDYIDLEDALRARITDDQFSIGDLAPDETPGFTAKKNEKEIGEELLTVRDKELADLQERMYAKARADDPNAPSVLFVLQGMDSAGKGGIIRHVFGSVDPQGLQLASFKRPTEEELAHDFLWRIEKQVPKPGFIGVFDRSHYEDVLVQRVRSLAPEEEIERRYGAIVDFERGLVAAGTKVVKVFLHISKDEQEERLRERIERDDKHWKYNPGDIDERELWDEYQQAYEIAIQRTSTPEAPWWIVPADRKWFSRLFVKGLLLNTLRGLELDWPEADFDPKTELKRLKDSSK; encoded by the coding sequence ATGGCCGACATCACTGACTACATCGACCTCGAGGATGCGCTGCGCGCGCGAATCACTGACGATCAGTTCTCGATTGGCGACCTGGCACCAGACGAGACGCCGGGCTTCACGGCGAAAAAGAACGAGAAGGAGATCGGTGAGGAACTCCTCACCGTGCGCGACAAGGAACTCGCTGACTTGCAGGAGCGCATGTACGCGAAGGCGCGGGCCGACGACCCGAACGCGCCGAGCGTGCTGTTCGTGCTGCAGGGCATGGACTCGGCCGGCAAGGGCGGCATCATCCGCCACGTGTTCGGCTCGGTCGACCCGCAGGGCCTCCAACTCGCGTCGTTCAAGCGCCCGACCGAGGAGGAGCTCGCGCATGACTTCCTCTGGCGCATCGAGAAGCAGGTGCCGAAGCCCGGGTTCATCGGCGTCTTCGACCGCTCGCACTACGAGGACGTGCTCGTGCAGCGCGTGCGCTCGCTCGCGCCCGAGGAGGAGATCGAGCGCCGGTATGGAGCGATCGTCGACTTCGAGCGCGGGCTAGTTGCTGCTGGGACCAAGGTCGTAAAAGTGTTCCTGCACATCTCGAAGGACGAGCAGGAGGAGCGGCTGCGCGAGCGCATCGAGCGTGACGACAAGCACTGGAAGTACAACCCGGGTGACATCGACGAGCGCGAGCTCTGGGACGAGTACCAGCAGGCCTACGAGATCGCGATTCAGCGCACCTCGACGCCGGAGGCGCCGTGGTGGATTGTGCCCGCCGACCGCAAGTGGTTCTCCCGGCTGTTCGTGAAGGGCCTGCTGCTGAACACCCTGCGCGGCCTGGAACTCGACTGGCCCGAGGCCGATTTCGACCCGAAGACCGAGCTCAAGCGCCTGAAGGATTCGAGCAAGTAG
- the menD gene encoding 2-succinyl-5-enolpyruvyl-6-hydroxy-3-cyclohexene-1-carboxylic-acid synthase → MSAALAAAVELLVAAVNGGVRDIVVCPGSRSQALALVAAELERVRAVRLHVRVDERGAAFFALGLARESGRPVPVITTSGTAVANLHPAMLEAHHSGVPLIALTGDRPKELIGTGANQTTVQSGIFGPLINTTTLGAPDGGELSLALAAGAGKELATARSAWHLNVAYREPLSGIVPDLSGRVEALASPVSPELEAAEAAWPGKSGDARILGRGIGTELAAQITATIEQHKAAPAKLRASAHDSVTPLEIVELDPADWPVGIVIAGDGAGPSAERIARQGGWPLVAEVSSGARFGRNLVVAYRQLLGEASTVPGLRDGLELAIVVGHPTLSREVTALLKRPGLRVIVVNRPGAPAFSPTKSAEHVDDVKVLAFGSTRLGASDEMFQLRREADRMLAGWLDASRALVLEQGSDAPAPDIEASRSRDFRDRARFGQQELAVSREPVNRHMLVDAIWRHTWPHDRLVVAASRLIRDLDGRAPGKRLRVHANRGLAGIDGTIATALGVADASQHGDELSSRAGVTRLLVGDLAFVHDASSLLVMQGGEDAPRLQIIVGNDGGGTIFDGLEVAETADAAAFERVMRTGREVNIEAIADAFGWGYRRATTRSQLEEALTDQTSPRIVIEVPLDAEQGETDADTE, encoded by the coding sequence GTGAGCGCCGCGCTCGCGGCAGCAGTTGAGCTGCTTGTCGCGGCGGTGAACGGCGGGGTGCGCGACATTGTCGTGTGCCCTGGCTCGCGCTCGCAGGCGCTCGCCCTCGTCGCGGCCGAGCTCGAGCGGGTGCGCGCCGTGCGCCTGCACGTGCGAGTGGATGAGCGTGGCGCCGCGTTCTTCGCGCTCGGCCTCGCGCGTGAATCGGGCCGACCGGTGCCGGTCATCACGACGTCGGGCACGGCGGTCGCGAACCTCCACCCGGCGATGCTCGAGGCGCACCACTCGGGCGTGCCGCTCATTGCGCTTACGGGCGACCGGCCGAAGGAACTCATCGGCACGGGCGCGAACCAGACCACGGTGCAGAGCGGCATCTTCGGCCCGCTCATCAACACGACCACCCTCGGCGCGCCCGACGGCGGTGAGCTGAGCCTCGCGCTCGCGGCGGGGGCGGGCAAGGAACTCGCGACGGCGCGCTCGGCCTGGCACCTCAACGTCGCCTACCGCGAACCGCTCTCGGGCATCGTGCCCGACCTCAGCGGCCGGGTCGAGGCGCTCGCCTCGCCGGTGTCGCCCGAGCTCGAGGCGGCCGAGGCCGCGTGGCCGGGCAAGAGTGGCGATGCGCGCATCCTTGGCCGGGGCATCGGCACCGAGCTTGCGGCGCAGATCACCGCGACCATCGAACAGCACAAGGCCGCGCCGGCAAAGCTGCGCGCGTCGGCCCACGACAGTGTGACGCCGCTCGAAATCGTCGAGCTCGACCCGGCCGACTGGCCCGTCGGCATCGTCATCGCGGGCGACGGTGCCGGCCCGAGCGCCGAGCGTATCGCGCGCCAGGGCGGCTGGCCGCTCGTGGCCGAGGTGTCGAGTGGCGCCCGGTTCGGCCGCAACCTCGTCGTCGCCTACCGGCAGTTGCTCGGCGAGGCGAGCACCGTGCCCGGACTGCGCGACGGGCTCGAGCTCGCGATCGTCGTCGGGCATCCGACCCTGAGCCGCGAGGTGACGGCGCTGCTGAAGCGGCCCGGCCTGCGGGTCATCGTGGTCAACCGGCCCGGCGCGCCCGCGTTCAGCCCGACGAAGTCGGCCGAGCACGTCGACGACGTCAAGGTGCTCGCGTTCGGTTCGACGCGGCTCGGTGCGAGCGACGAGATGTTTCAGCTGCGCCGCGAGGCCGATCGGATGCTCGCCGGCTGGCTCGACGCATCCCGCGCCCTCGTGCTCGAGCAGGGCTCGGACGCCCCGGCGCCCGACATCGAGGCCTCGCGCAGCCGCGACTTCCGCGACCGCGCGCGCTTCGGCCAGCAGGAGCTCGCCGTCTCGCGCGAGCCGGTGAACCGGCACATGCTCGTCGACGCCATCTGGCGACACACATGGCCGCACGACCGGCTGGTCGTCGCCGCATCCCGGCTCATTCGCGATCTCGACGGCCGCGCGCCCGGCAAGCGGCTGCGCGTGCACGCGAACCGCGGGCTCGCCGGCATCGACGGCACGATCGCGACGGCGCTCGGCGTCGCCGACGCGAGCCAGCACGGCGACGAACTGAGCTCGCGGGCCGGCGTGACGCGCCTGCTCGTCGGCGATCTCGCGTTCGTGCACGATGCCTCGTCACTGCTCGTCATGCAGGGTGGCGAGGATGCGCCGCGGCTGCAGATCATCGTTGGTAACGATGGCGGTGGCACGATTTTCGACGGCCTCGAGGTCGCCGAGACCGCCGACGCGGCCGCGTTCGAGCGGGTCATGCGCACGGGGCGCGAGGTGAATATCGAGGCGATCGCCGACGCGTTCGGCTGGGGCTACCGCCGCGCGACGACGCGCTCGCAGCTCGAGGAGGCGCTCACCGACCAGACGTCGCCGCGCATCGTCATCGAGGTGCCGCTCGACGCCGAGCAGGGCGAAACCGACGCCGACACCGAGTAG
- a CDS encoding PLDc N-terminal domain-containing protein has product MGRWIILGVVVAVALTVYAVVDCAMSDANRTRIFRKPIWLVVVLLLPVIGPLLWIFMGKGPVGDDQRAPDNDIDYLRSIGDDKAHDDRIAELEDEMRKLDDEIEQARRTSMNQHPSNHTGALPTIEPDDEQPRKGDDNLGDAPGTGPDSDSEGTRS; this is encoded by the coding sequence ATGGGTCGCTGGATAATTCTCGGAGTGGTCGTCGCCGTCGCGTTGACGGTCTACGCAGTCGTCGACTGCGCGATGTCGGACGCGAACCGCACCCGGATTTTCCGCAAGCCAATCTGGCTCGTTGTCGTGTTGCTGCTGCCCGTGATCGGCCCGCTGCTCTGGATCTTCATGGGCAAGGGCCCGGTGGGCGACGACCAGCGCGCGCCCGACAACGACATCGATTACCTGCGCAGCATCGGCGACGACAAGGCGCACGACGACCGCATCGCCGAGCTCGAAGACGAGATGCGCAAGCTCGACGACGAGATCGAGCAGGCCCGCCGCACGAGCATGAACCAGCATCCGTCGAACCACACCGGCGCGCTGCCCACCATCGAGCCCGACGACGAGCAGCCCCGCAAGGGTGACGACAACCTCGGCGATGCCCCGGGCACCGGCCCCGACTCGGATTCCGAAGGCACGCGCTCGTGA
- a CDS encoding DUF4229 domain-containing protein, whose translation MKTSRAWIIYTVVRLLAFAVPFMLVMLLLPTVQWNWLIAVVVASVIGFLVSLLFLRSERLAIGGAIMQQREGRVVGADAEAEDAVLDEQEHEQSDEVAESEAPADDAEAATASESDATPETTEAADLEETDDPGEPAK comes from the coding sequence ATGAAGACTTCACGCGCCTGGATCATCTACACGGTCGTTCGCCTGCTCGCTTTCGCGGTGCCGTTCATGCTCGTCATGCTGCTGCTGCCGACCGTGCAATGGAATTGGCTGATCGCCGTGGTGGTCGCCTCCGTCATCGGCTTCCTCGTGTCGCTGCTGTTCCTGCGCTCCGAGCGGCTCGCGATCGGCGGCGCGATCATGCAGCAGCGCGAAGGTCGCGTCGTCGGGGCGGATGCCGAGGCCGAGGATGCGGTGCTCGACGAGCAGGAGCACGAGCAGTCGGATGAGGTGGCCGAGTCGGAGGCTCCCGCCGACGACGCCGAGGCAGCGACCGCCTCCGAGTCGGACGCCACCCCGGAAACGACCGAGGCCGCCGATCTCGAAGAGACCGACGACCCCGGAGAGCCGGCCAAGTAG
- a CDS encoding 1,4-dihydroxy-2-naphthoate polyprenyltransferase: MAKQKRSNPTQQPRKQANARSVTLRDWISGARLRTLPLAVSPVLLGFASAVSAQPGEFHWVRALAALAVALFLQIGVNYANDYSDGVRGTDDVRVGPARLTGGGGVDPKQVRNLAFFFFGLAAVAGLFLVVRTGQWWLLAIGVLAILAAWFYTGGKRPYGYAGLGEVFVFIFFGLVATAGTAYVQVLFVPSNAWVLGVAAGLFACAVLMVNNLRDLEQDRLASKRTLAVLVGRGTGRIFFGVFALAPFVATIMFMLVYPLSGFALFTLLILGPAVVITSTSESPRDLILALKLTSLGSFAWAIIMAIGIIVPNITPAVVPDYLG; encoded by the coding sequence GTGGCCAAACAGAAACGCAGCAATCCCACCCAGCAACCGCGAAAGCAGGCGAACGCGCGCAGCGTGACCCTGCGCGATTGGATTTCCGGGGCGCGGCTGCGCACCCTGCCGCTCGCCGTGTCGCCCGTGCTGCTCGGCTTCGCCTCGGCCGTGAGCGCGCAGCCCGGTGAGTTTCACTGGGTGCGGGCGCTCGCCGCGCTCGCGGTGGCGCTGTTCCTGCAGATCGGCGTGAACTACGCGAACGACTACTCCGACGGTGTTCGCGGAACCGACGACGTACGCGTCGGCCCGGCCCGGCTCACGGGTGGCGGCGGCGTCGACCCGAAGCAGGTGCGCAACCTCGCGTTCTTCTTCTTCGGCCTCGCGGCGGTCGCTGGCCTGTTCCTCGTCGTGCGCACCGGGCAGTGGTGGCTGCTCGCCATCGGCGTGCTCGCGATTCTCGCCGCCTGGTTCTACACCGGCGGCAAGCGCCCGTACGGCTACGCGGGCCTCGGCGAGGTCTTCGTCTTCATCTTCTTCGGCCTAGTCGCGACCGCCGGCACCGCCTACGTGCAGGTGCTCTTCGTACCGTCGAACGCCTGGGTACTCGGCGTCGCCGCCGGCCTGTTCGCCTGCGCCGTGCTCATGGTGAACAACCTGCGCGACCTCGAGCAAGACCGCCTCGCGAGCAAGCGCACCCTCGCCGTGCTCGTCGGCCGGGGCACGGGCCGCATCTTCTTCGGCGTCTTCGCGCTCGCCCCGTTCGTCGCGACGATCATGTTCATGCTCGTCTACCCGCTGTCGGGCTTCGCGCTGTTCACGCTGTTGATTCTCGGCCCCGCCGTCGTGATCACGTCGACTTCGGAGAGCCCGCGCGACCTGATTCTCGCGCTCAAGCTGACGTCGCTCGGCTCGTTCGCATGGGCGATCATCATGGCGATCGGCATCATCGTGCCGAACATCACGCCGGCGGTGGTGCCGGACTACCTCGGCTAA
- a CDS encoding AMP-binding protein has protein sequence MLGSRELREVAVDDTAEFFAQLRAALAGEGPALLPRPAGWSGPSDELRGATVPDDVALVIETSGSTAAPKRVLLTAEGLLAGARATHLRLGGAEAGGEQWLLTLPAHYIAGAQVLVRSIVAGSEPVIASGEHFTPEGFVADAARLTGARRYVSLVPVQLRRLVDTARSDARVAAALARFDGILVGGQATPPELLAEARRLGWPVTTTYGSSETSGGAAYNAQPLPGVRMREVDGELWVASPSLALGYLGDPERTTRAFVTDEAGDRWYRTGDAGTVSGDGPWALGLDAEATGTIAVTGRFDSVIISGGVKVNLDEVTLAASSAGSFDEVVAVAVPSHEWGQRVALLAADPAVGEPALDAGGDARWQRIRLALTPFGAAARPALTARIPELPRLASGKPDRRALRELAESLARRHEAEAT, from the coding sequence ATGCTCGGCTCGCGCGAGCTGCGCGAGGTCGCGGTTGACGACACCGCCGAGTTCTTCGCCCAGTTGCGCGCGGCGCTCGCGGGCGAGGGGCCGGCGCTGCTGCCGCGCCCGGCCGGCTGGTCGGGGCCGAGCGACGAGCTGCGCGGCGCGACCGTGCCGGACGACGTTGCCCTCGTGATCGAGACGAGTGGTTCGACCGCCGCGCCGAAGCGCGTGCTGCTCACGGCCGAGGGGCTCCTCGCCGGGGCGCGCGCGACGCACCTTCGCCTCGGCGGGGCCGAGGCGGGCGGCGAGCAGTGGCTGCTCACGCTGCCCGCACACTACATCGCGGGCGCGCAGGTGCTCGTGCGCTCGATCGTCGCCGGCAGCGAGCCCGTCATCGCCTCGGGCGAGCACTTCACGCCCGAGGGCTTCGTCGCCGACGCCGCCCGGCTGACCGGGGCGCGGCGCTACGTGTCGCTCGTGCCCGTGCAACTGCGGCGGCTCGTCGACACGGCGCGGTCGGATGCGCGGGTCGCGGCCGCGCTCGCGCGCTTCGACGGCATCCTCGTCGGTGGGCAGGCGACGCCGCCCGAGCTGCTCGCCGAGGCGCGCAGGCTCGGCTGGCCGGTCACGACGACGTACGGCTCGAGCGAGACGAGCGGCGGCGCCGCGTACAACGCGCAGCCGCTGCCCGGAGTGCGGATGCGCGAGGTCGACGGCGAGCTCTGGGTCGCTTCGCCGTCGCTCGCGCTCGGGTACCTCGGCGACCCCGAGCGCACCACCCGGGCCTTCGTCACCGACGAGGCCGGCGACCGCTGGTATCGCACGGGCGACGCCGGCACCGTGAGCGGCGACGGGCCCTGGGCGCTCGGACTCGACGCCGAGGCGACCGGCACGATCGCCGTGACGGGTCGTTTCGACAGCGTGATCATCTCGGGCGGCGTCAAGGTGAATCTCGACGAGGTCACGCTCGCCGCGAGCTCCGCCGGCAGCTTCGACGAGGTCGTCGCCGTCGCCGTGCCGAGCCACGAGTGGGGCCAGCGCGTCGCGTTGCTCGCTGCCGACCCTGCGGTGGGCGAGCCGGCGCTCGACGCGGGCGGGGATGCTCGCTGGCAGCGCATCCGTTTGGCGCTCACGCCGTTTGGTGCGGCCGCACGCCCGGCGCTCACCGCGCGCATCCCCGAACTGCCGCGGCTCGCGAGCGGAAAACCCGACCGGCGCGCGCTGCGCGAGCTCGCGGAGTCGCTTGCGCGTCGGCACGAAGCCGAGGCGACTTAG
- a CDS encoding 1,4-dihydroxy-2-naphthoyl-CoA synthase, which produces MTTEQVSDVFDPSRWQRVSQFDFTDITYHIDTTGRIARVAIDRPEVRNAFRPKTVDELYTALDDARQNPRVGVVLLTGNGPSPKDGGYAFCSGGDQRIRGRDGYQYAEGETADSVDKARAGRLHILEVQRLIRFMPKVVISVVNGWAAGGGHSLYVVTDLTIASREHAMFKQTDANVGSFDAGYGSAYFAKQVGQKFAREAFFLAEEYDAQRGYEVGAVNRVVPHAELETEALSMAETILTKSPTAIRMLKYAMNLQDDGLVGQQLFAGEATRLGYMTDEAVEGRDAFLQKRDPDWAPYPWYY; this is translated from the coding sequence ATGACTACCGAGCAGGTTTCTGACGTCTTCGACCCGTCGCGCTGGCAGCGGGTGTCGCAGTTCGATTTCACCGACATCACGTACCACATCGACACGACCGGCCGCATCGCGCGCGTCGCGATCGACCGCCCCGAGGTGCGCAACGCGTTCCGCCCGAAGACTGTCGACGAGCTCTACACTGCGCTCGACGACGCCCGCCAGAACCCGCGCGTCGGCGTCGTGCTGCTCACCGGCAACGGCCCGAGCCCGAAGGATGGCGGCTACGCCTTCTGCTCGGGTGGTGACCAGCGCATCCGCGGCCGCGACGGCTACCAGTACGCCGAGGGCGAGACGGCCGACTCGGTCGACAAGGCGCGCGCGGGCCGCCTGCACATTCTCGAGGTACAGCGACTTATTCGCTTCATGCCGAAGGTCGTCATCTCGGTCGTCAACGGCTGGGCGGCTGGCGGCGGGCACTCGCTCTACGTCGTCACCGACCTCACGATCGCCTCGCGCGAGCACGCGATGTTCAAGCAGACCGACGCGAACGTCGGCTCGTTCGATGCCGGCTACGGCTCGGCCTACTTTGCGAAGCAGGTCGGCCAGAAGTTCGCCCGCGAGGCGTTCTTTCTCGCCGAGGAATACGACGCGCAGCGCGGCTACGAGGTTGGCGCCGTGAACCGTGTTGTGCCCCACGCCGAGCTCGAGACCGAGGCCCTGAGCATGGCCGAGACGATCCTCACGAAGTCGCCCACGGCCATCCGCATGCTCAAGTACGCCATGAACCTGCAGGACGACGGGCTCGTCGGCCAGCAGCTCTTCGCCGGCGAGGCGACGCGGCTCGGGTACATGACCGACGAGGCCGTCGAGGGCCGCGACGCGTTTCTGCAGAAGCGCGACCCCGACTGGGCGCCGTACCCCTGGTACTACTAA
- a CDS encoding o-succinylbenzoate synthase — protein sequence MPAPIVPLDDLLARAHIVSLPLNTKFRGVTHREAALIEGTAEVAGQPVWSEFSPFLEYGPAEASTWLAAAIEYGFSPTLDRRTSGSVPVNATVPAVAAERVAEVLARYDGCEVVKVKVAERGQSLADDLARLEAVRGAAPDARLRIDANAGWSVAEATTALRTLADAGFEFEYAEQPVATIEELVRLREALAGGPAARIRIAADELVRKASDPLQVARSGAADHLVVKAQPLGGVSRAAEIVRASGLTATVSSALDTSVGIVMGAQLAALLPEPVFAAGLGTVSLFADEVSEPRRPVGGRISLAPVVPDEAALRTNAAPKERRSWWFERMRECYARLEAK from the coding sequence ATGCCTGCCCCCATCGTGCCCCTCGACGATCTCCTCGCCCGCGCCCACATCGTGTCGCTGCCGCTCAACACGAAGTTCCGCGGCGTGACCCACCGCGAGGCGGCGCTCATCGAGGGCACCGCCGAGGTCGCGGGCCAGCCCGTGTGGAGCGAGTTCTCGCCGTTCCTCGAGTACGGCCCCGCCGAGGCGTCGACCTGGCTGGCCGCGGCAATCGAGTACGGCTTCTCGCCCACCCTCGACCGCCGCACTTCGGGCTCGGTGCCGGTGAACGCGACGGTGCCAGCGGTCGCCGCCGAGCGCGTCGCCGAGGTGCTCGCGCGCTACGACGGCTGCGAGGTCGTCAAGGTGAAGGTCGCCGAGCGCGGTCAGTCGCTCGCCGACGACCTCGCGCGGCTCGAGGCGGTGCGGGGCGCTGCGCCCGATGCTCGCCTCCGCATCGATGCGAACGCGGGCTGGTCGGTGGCCGAGGCCACGACGGCCCTGCGCACCCTTGCCGACGCCGGCTTCGAGTTCGAGTACGCCGAGCAGCCGGTCGCGACGATCGAGGAGCTCGTGCGGCTGCGGGAGGCCCTCGCGGGCGGCCCGGCCGCACGCATCCGCATCGCCGCCGACGAGCTCGTGCGCAAGGCGAGCGACCCGCTCCAAGTCGCCCGCTCGGGCGCCGCCGACCACCTCGTCGTCAAGGCCCAGCCACTCGGCGGGGTGAGCCGCGCGGCCGAGATCGTGCGCGCATCCGGTCTCACCGCGACCGTGTCGAGCGCCCTCGACACCTCGGTGGGCATCGTCATGGGCGCGCAGCTCGCGGCGCTGTTGCCCGAGCCCGTATTCGCCGCGGGCCTCGGCACGGTCTCGCTCTTCGCCGACGAGGTGAGCGAGCCGCGGCGCCCCGTCGGCGGCCGCATCTCGCTCGCCCCGGTCGTGCCCGACGAAGCCGCGCTACGCACGAACGCCGCCCCGAAGGAGCGGCGTTCGTGGTGGTTCGAGCGGATGCGCGAGTGCTACGCGCGGCTCGAGGCCAAGTAA
- the ccsB gene encoding c-type cytochrome biogenesis protein CcsB — translation MIESLINWSDIAYYVAMGVYAVAFILFALDLSGRGSAEAKRAAAARNSGSALGATSRELVGATVSHADAGDAGIVTSKAPEAGGSGGTAVRATKAGGGESWRDLRATRFLPAAMIATLVGFAAHFTSALTLGLAAGRVPWSNMYEFTLTATLLIVLVFLVSQLWQDLRFLGTFITGMVTLFLGIATVGFRVEVMPLQPALQSYWLVIHVFIASLATGFLALGFGLSVLQLLQQRREARVRAGAAAKGGPLSALPSSERLEDLAFRVNVVGFIFWTFTLVAGAIWAEAAWGRYWGWDTKEVWTFIIWVVYAGYLHARSTKGWRGGPSAWLAIVGFATVMFNFGIVNVFFTGLHSYSGL, via the coding sequence ATGATCGAATCCCTCATCAACTGGTCGGACATCGCGTACTACGTCGCCATGGGCGTCTACGCCGTGGCGTTCATCCTCTTCGCGCTCGACCTCTCGGGCCGCGGCTCGGCCGAGGCGAAGCGCGCCGCGGCCGCCCGCAACTCGGGCTCGGCCCTCGGCGCGACCTCGCGCGAGCTCGTGGGCGCCACCGTGAGCCACGCCGATGCGGGCGACGCCGGCATCGTGACGTCGAAGGCGCCCGAGGCGGGCGGCTCGGGCGGCACCGCCGTGCGTGCCACCAAGGCCGGCGGCGGCGAGAGCTGGCGCGACCTGCGCGCGACGCGCTTCCTGCCCGCCGCGATGATCGCGACCCTCGTCGGCTTCGCGGCGCACTTCACCTCGGCGCTCACCCTCGGCCTCGCGGCCGGGCGCGTGCCGTGGTCGAACATGTACGAGTTCACGCTCACGGCGACGCTGCTCATCGTGCTCGTGTTCCTCGTCTCGCAGCTGTGGCAGGATCTCCGGTTCCTCGGCACCTTCATCACCGGCATGGTGACGCTGTTCCTCGGCATCGCGACCGTCGGTTTCCGCGTTGAGGTCATGCCGCTGCAGCCTGCGCTGCAGAGCTACTGGCTCGTCATTCACGTGTTCATCGCGTCGCTCGCGACCGGCTTCCTCGCCCTCGGCTTCGGCCTGTCGGTGCTGCAACTGCTGCAGCAGCGCCGCGAGGCGCGCGTGCGCGCGGGGGCGGCGGCGAAGGGCGGTCCGCTCTCGGCGCTGCCGAGCTCGGAGCGCCTCGAGGACTTGGCGTTCCGCGTCAACGTCGTCGGCTTCATCTTCTGGACCTTCACGCTCGTCGCCGGCGCAATCTGGGCCGAGGCCGCGTGGGGTCGTTACTGGGGCTGGGACACCAAGGAGGTGTGGACCTTCATCATCTGGGTGGTCTACGCCGGCTACCTGCACGCGCGCAGCACGAAGGGCTGGCGCGGCGGGCCCTCGGCCTGGCTCGCGATCGTCGGCTTCGCGACCGTGATGTTCAACTTCGGCATCGTCAACGTGTTCTTCACCGGCCTGCACTCGTACTCGGGCCTGTAG
- the resB gene encoding cytochrome c biogenesis protein ResB, translating to MSRPSDHIDAGSEGFEPSIRAPKQQPAGTRRGPGARAVTVLRNLWTWLTSMRTAIILLLLLAIAAVPGSLVPQRSSDPNGVTQYFTNHPDTAPTLDQWGMFDVYSSWWFSAIYLLLFVSLVGCILPRTAHHFRALRSKPPRTPARLQRLDAYATLKLDARWVGREGEIVAAAQRLLKSRRYRTMLYETQARGKRAGTLSVSAERGYLRETGNLIFHVGMLGVIISVGVLSGFNWHGQRVLVEGQSYVNGLVSYSSFTPGRFFTPGQIPGFSIKLDDLQVTYEDENQNAIGIPTDYTANVTVQHPGQEAYQDVIKVNDPLRMDGTDTYLLANGYAPTVTVRDADGNEVFHDSVVFIPQDSFLTSTGVVKIPDGLAEQVGMVGFFYPTATQLESGAYTSTNQDLLDPMLSLNVYVGDLGLDDGIPTSVYRLDTENLTQIAGGDHGEAMQLRPGETIELPNGLGTITLDAEVPRYASFDVHRDYTRVPVAVFVFLSIAGLISSLLVPRRRTWVKVQGAGDGVLVEFAGLARGEDPQLARAVNELVDACTRELVSLKHPAAASSSGES from the coding sequence ATGTCGCGCCCCTCTGATCACATCGACGCCGGCAGCGAGGGGTTCGAACCCAGCATTCGCGCGCCGAAGCAGCAGCCCGCTGGCACCCGCCGCGGGCCCGGAGCGCGCGCCGTCACGGTGTTGCGCAACCTCTGGACCTGGCTCACGAGCATGCGCACGGCGATCATCCTGCTGTTGCTGCTCGCCATCGCGGCCGTGCCCGGTTCGCTCGTGCCACAGCGCTCGAGCGACCCGAACGGCGTCACCCAGTACTTCACGAATCACCCCGACACGGCGCCGACGCTCGACCAGTGGGGCATGTTCGACGTCTACTCGTCGTGGTGGTTCTCGGCGATCTACCTGCTGCTGTTCGTGTCGCTCGTCGGCTGCATCCTGCCCCGCACCGCGCACCACTTCCGGGCGCTGCGCTCGAAGCCGCCCCGCACCCCCGCCCGGCTGCAGCGCCTCGACGCGTACGCGACGCTGAAGCTCGACGCGCGCTGGGTTGGTCGCGAGGGCGAGATCGTCGCCGCAGCGCAGCGGCTGCTCAAGTCGCGCCGCTACCGCACGATGCTCTACGAGACGCAGGCCCGCGGCAAGCGCGCCGGCACCCTCTCGGTGTCGGCAGAGCGCGGCTATCTGCGCGAGACGGGCAACCTCATCTTCCACGTCGGCATGCTCGGCGTGATCATCTCGGTCGGCGTGCTGTCGGGCTTTAACTGGCACGGCCAGCGCGTGCTCGTCGAGGGGCAGTCGTACGTCAACGGCCTCGTGAGCTATTCGTCATTCACACCCGGCCGCTTCTTCACGCCGGGGCAGATCCCCGGCTTCTCGATCAAACTCGACGACCTGCAGGTGACGTACGAGGACGAAAATCAGAACGCCATCGGTATTCCGACCGACTACACCGCGAACGTGACGGTGCAGCATCCGGGCCAGGAGGCGTACCAGGACGTCATTAAGGTGAACGACCCGCTGCGCATGGACGGTACCGACACCTACCTGCTCGCGAACGGGTACGCGCCGACGGTGACCGTGCGCGACGCCGACGGCAACGAGGTGTTCCACGACTCGGTCGTGTTCATTCCCCAGGACTCGTTCCTCACCTCGACCGGCGTCGTGAAGATTCCGGATGGGCTGGCCGAGCAGGTCGGCATGGTCGGCTTCTTCTACCCGACGGCGACGCAGCTCGAGTCGGGCGCCTATACGTCGACGAACCAGGACCTACTCGACCCGATGCTCTCGCTCAACGTCTACGTGGGCGACCTCGGGCTCGACGATGGCATTCCGACCTCGGTCTACCGCCTCGACACCGAAAACCTCACACAGATCGCTGGCGGCGACCACGGCGAGGCGATGCAGCTTCGCCCGGGCGAGACGATCGAACTGCCAAACGGCCTCGGCACCATCACACTCGACGCCGAGGTACCGCGCTACGCGTCGTTCGATGTGCACCGCGACTACACGCGCGTGCCGGTCGCGGTCTTCGTCTTCCTGTCGATCGCCGGCCTCATCTCGTCGCTGCTCGTGCCGCGCCGCCGCACCTGGGTGAAGGTGCAGGGCGCCGGCGACGGCGTGCTCGTCGAGTTCGCCGGCCTCGCGCGCGGCGAGGACCCGCAGTTGGCACGGGCCGTGAACGAACTCGTAGACGCCTGCACGCGCGAGCTCGTATCCTTGAAGCATCCTGCCGCCGCCTCGTCGAGCGGCGAATCCTGA